Proteins from a genomic interval of Crassostrea angulata isolate pt1a10 chromosome 7, ASM2561291v2, whole genome shotgun sequence:
- the LOC128191666 gene encoding uncharacterized protein LOC128191666 isoform X3: MADKQAPMPKLSTGYPVIYKKEYIMEVLKRYENDKNYEQAFQEYKDLKAAKVQLSSNVTHGIPSLGPVVPFKEEKVTEEHRTYKPNLAVILLDACTLRETNSSLAWREYIDCIEKHKIREVLRQSSPDGQGGGEKTTEITQDVKGSDYVDSQNGNLQNSADSSQQFHAELAPIDPVIDGLPTELSPPTPAEATDITKADEQSPKGKEKQILTLFELLNKEDNKDSEEFEEAQQDLVHMFTCHAVLRSSFPHANVLNYVTVNIDKAEDVPEDVRERALYRYLTNLKPEMFDGHYSDIWMEYGTLLIAENLLELARKANGPDQNLYVVVRKTQFYEMQSDLQLKTQEVEELSTRLSKFASQQLTEGNPNIADLSDSHRPTRLGEMYSQLFDDEWSEAFEAFKDSTIAKEGDDDDELYPNILSILQTLVTEAFSFCREKSCEQLQELENKIKEALKQNTADTPQTKTSDSEEKMEVDQSPPEAGDHKVEKPSQGALDQTVERHSKELRKAASAETVKYQAQIFIKERLPKVLQDDKVRQDQRVISYVQKCVELCWFMNVQDPPMELVAPKEGEDVDKNLFSHHGRKGKKVQTCVWAALLLHKEGPVVCKGYILPKPK, encoded by the exons ATGGCAGATAAACAAGCACCGATG CCTAAATTATCTACGGGTTATCCTGTAATTTACAAGAAAGAGTATATAATGGAAGTTCTGAAGCGGTATGAGaatgataaaaattatgaacAAGCATTTCAAGAATATAAAGACCTAAAGGCAGCAAAGGTCCAACTCTCATCCAATGTGACCCATGGGATCCCAAGCTTAGGGCCAGTTGTCCCATTCAAAGAGGAAAAAGTTACAGAAGAACATAGAACTTACAAACCAAATCTAGCTGTGATACTATTGGATGCTTGTACACTGCGAGAAACGAATAGCAGCCTGGCTTGGAGGGAATACATTGATTGTATAGAGAAGCACAAAATA CGAGAAGTTTTGAGACAAAGTTCCCCAGATGGACAGGGAGGAGGGGAGAAAACCACTGAAATAACCCAAGATGTTAAG GGGTCAGACTACGTGGATTCACAAAATGGCAATTTACAG AATTCAGCAGACAGTAGCCAACAATTCCATGCTGAACTGGCCCCTATCGATCCAGTAATTGATGGGCTGCCAACAGAACTCAGCCCCCCGACTCCTGCTGAAGCAACAGACATAACAAAGGCAGATGAGCAGTCACCAAAAGGGAAGGAG AAACAAATTCTGACACTGTTTGAGTTGCTCAATAAAGAAGACAATAAAGACTCGGAGGAGTTTGAGGAGGCTCAACAGGACCTTGTCCATATGTTTACCTGTCATGCCGTGCTCAGGAGCTCATTCCCGCACGCT aaTGTATTAAACTATGTGACAGTGAACATTGATAAGGCGGAGGATGTACCAGAGGATGTGAGAGAGAGGGCGCTGTATAGATACCTGACAAACCTCAAACCAGAGATGTTTGACGGTCACTACAGCGACATCTGGATGGAATATGGAACATTACTAATTGCAGAAAATCTCCTAGAGCTTGCAAGGAAAGCAAAT GGTCCAGACCAAAATTTATATGTTGTTGTGCGGAAGACACAATTCTACGAGATGCAGTCGGACCTTCAGTTAAAAACCCAGGAAGTAGAGGAACTCTCTACAAG ACTGAGTAAATTTGCAAGTCAACAGCTGACGGAGGGAAACCCAAACATCGCAGACCTGAGTGACTCCCACCGCCCCACAAGACTGGGGGAGATGTACAGTCAGCTGTTTGATGACGAGTGGTCAGAGGCATTTGAGGCCTTTAAAGATTCAACCATAGCTAAAGAGGGTGACGATGATGACGAATTGTACCCAAATATTCTGTCCATACTACAAACCCTTGTCACG GAAGCCTTCAGCTTCTGTAGAGAAAAGTCCTGTGAACAACTACAGGAACTGGAGAACAAGATCAAAGAGGCCCTGAAACAAAACACAGCGGACACACCACAG ACCAAAACATCTGACTCGGAAGAGAAAATGGAGGTCGACCAAAGTCCCCCCGAAGCTGGAGATCATAAAGTAGAGAAGCCTTCCCAGGGTGCACTAGACCAGACAGTGGAGAGACATTCCAAAGAACTCAGAAAGGCGGCATCAGCGGAGACTGTCAAATATCAGGCTCAG ATATTCATCAAAGAAAGACTTCCTAAAGTGTTACAAGACGATAAGGTCCGACAGGATCAGAGGGTCATTAGTTACGTCCAAAAGTGTGTGGAGCTTTGCTGGTTCATGAATGTGCAGGATCCGCCGATGGAACTGGTGGCTCCTAAAGAGGGCGAAGACGTGGACAAAAACCTATTCTCCCATCATGGAAGGAAAGGCAAAAAGGTGCAGACATGTGTATGGGCGGCACTTCTGCTCCACAAGGAGGGGCCTGTGGTGTGCAAGGGCTATATCCTCCCAAAACCTAAGTAA
- the LOC128191665 gene encoding uncharacterized protein LOC128191665: MSQSGTKHLITIIDSDNDDPPVDPQSPTQSTRADQKGSIDDTASTEQHVETTCTSQTHEPKVENYKDSSLHTKEKISERRDKENFAAEQTSAERGQEKMEQLNQRSENTFTNEINQVVFIENADYPAIEDLLRNCSMHKDELLIGGNLEIALGEYEHLLKVARETGCPEQRKQGKMSSGDLDSVKESNKKQAPALYAVMSAVSDRVPGYSRWRDAVSEYLTLTTSSQSDPEKKRQQPFTGSQSKRPRKSNGNIIEWLLEQDNWGSDRAPRPEVVKECRHLFTCQSKLKSAFPEGADIFALVDSTFKDANDVPHKLRHSALFHFLLTVDERKYGIELSEIWRDFGRLVLAEKLLDLAQKAKGPDLKQNIIMKRLEFYKMQNQLKEKEEEIEELSMRLSKFASQQLTEGNPNIADLSDTHRPTRLGEMYSQLFDDEWSEAFEAFKPKTEDDGNNVLPDTLYTLQNILTNIFEFCKDQFKRQKIYLEDSFAVTLGFEKPKRDDAASEKDSRVNSEEIPSLENKEQTESFGDSSTTEKRNKEEDEEKHNRETDGGNGSSEKLSTPPIAKENPNKLEADNEEEQKYDQIMTTQEHGDENGQQILPLDKDLSTDNEIDAKKNNQEPSNQKPKQETLEDGNRSERKQEEKAEPGDVNPEDRVYRNSVEYPNLVRHAKNFSKAVASTTAKSKSKLFIDTELPALIPDEIIRADVRVVTYVRKCVELCWYMCMQDPPMVIISPKQGQLVDKALFSFHGRRGKIVEVCVWPALLLHDNGPLVCKGYVLPEERNRNR, encoded by the exons ATGTCGCAATCTGGAACAAAACACCTTATAACCATTATTGATAGTGACAACGACGACCCTCCTGTAGATCCACAGTCTCCGACACAATCAACACGAGCTGATCAGAAGGGTAGTATAGACGACACTGCTTCTACGGAGCAACACGTTGAGACAACTTGTACATCACAAACACATGAAccaaaagttgaaaattataaGGACTCATCATTGCACACAAAGGAGAAAATAAGTGAAAGGCGGGATAAGGAAAATTTTGCAGCCGAACAGACCAGTGCAGAGCGAGGG CAAGAAAAAATGGAACAACTAAACCAACGATCagaaaatacatttacaaacgAAATAAATCAAGTTGTGTTTATCGAG AATGCCGATTACCCAGCCATTGAGGATCTGTTAAGGAATTGTAGCATGCATAAAGATGAACTTCTGATTGGCGGAAACCTAGAAATCGCTTTGGGGGAATATGAACATCTTCTTAAAGTTGCAAGAGAAACAGGCTGTCCG GAACAAAGAAAACAAGGGAAAATGTCGTCTGGTGACCTTGATTCCGTGAAAGAAAGCAACAAAAAGCAGGCTCCGGCGCTGTACGCCGTGATGTCTGCTGTTTCCGACAGGGTTCCCGGCTACAGCAGATGGAGGGACGCTGTATCTGAATATCTCACACTCACCACAAGCTCTCAGTCCGACCCAGAGAAGAAG AGACAGCAGCCTTTTACTGGTTCTCAAAGCAAACGGCCTAGGAAGTCGAACGGAAACATTATCGAGTGGTTGTTGGAACAGGATAATTGGGGGTCAGACCGAGCCCCGAGGCCAGAGGTGGTCAAGGAGTGTCGACATCTGTTTACGTGTCAGAGTAAACTGAAATCAGCATTTCCAGAGGGGGCC GACATATTCGCTCTGGTTGACTCTACGTTCAAGGACGCAAACGATGTCCCACATAAATTGAGGCACTCGGCTCTGTTCCATTTTCTGCTTACTGTTGATGAGCGGAAATATGGAATAGAATTATCAGAGATTTGGAGAGACTTTGGGAGACTTGTTTTAGCAGAAAAACTGCTAGATCTAGCCCAAAAGGCCAAG GGACCCGATCTGaaacaaaatatcataatgaaaaGACTTGAATTCTACAAGATGCAAAATCAGTTGAAGGAGAAAGAGGAGGAAATTGAAGAACTGTCTATGAG ACTGAGTAAATTTGCCAGTCAACAGCTGACGGAGGGAAACCCCAACATCGCGGACCTGAGTGACACCCACCGCCCCACAAGACTGGGGGAGATGTACAGTCAGCTGTTTGATGACGAGTGGTCGGAGGCATTCGAGGCCTTCAAACCCAAAACAGAAGATGATGGTAACAACGTCCTTCCCGACACGCTTTATACGCTGCAGAACATATTGACG AATATCTTCGAATTTTGTAAAGACCAATTTAAGAGACAGAAGATTTACCTTGAAGATAGTTTCGCCGTCACTTTAGGGTTTGAAAAACCAAAG AGAGACGATGCGGCTTCAGAGAAGGATAGTAGAGTTAACAGCGAAGAAATACCTTCTCTTGAAAATAAAGAACAAACGGAGTCCTTTGGAGACAGCAGCACTACGGAGAAGAGGAATAAAGAGGAAGACGAGGAAAAACATAACAGAGAGACCGATGGAGGGAATGGGTCATCAGAAAAACTTTCAACGCCACCTATTGCGAAGGAAAATCCAAACAAACTGGAAGCAGATAATGAGGAAGAGCAGAAATATGATCAGATAATGACTACTCAAGAACATGGGGACGAAAACGGCCAACAAATTCTACCACTGGATAAAGATCTGAGCACTGACAACGAAATCGATGCTAAGAAAAACAATCAGGAGCCATCTaaccaaaaaccaaaacaaGAAACTTTAGAAGATGGAAATCGATCCGAGAGGAAACAAGAAGAGAAAGCAGAACCTGGTGATGTGAATCCAGAGGACAGAGTGTACAGAAACAGTGTGGAGTACCCAAATCTTGTCAGACACGCCAAAAACTTCAGTAAAGCAGTGGCCTCCACGACAGCCAAAAGCAAGTCAAAG CTGTTCATAGACACTGAGCTCCCCGCCCTGATACCAGACGAGATCATCCGAGCAGACGTCCGCGTGGTGACGTACGTCAGGAAGTGTGTAGAGCTTTGTTGGTACATGTGTATGCAGGACCCACCAATGGTGATCATCTCACCTAAACAAGGACAACTGGTGGACAAGGCCTTATTCTCCTTCCATGGACGCCGTGGGAAGATCGTGGAGGTGTGTGTGTGGCCGGCGCTTCTTCTCCATGACAACGGACCCCTGGTGTGTAAGGGATACGTTCTTCCGGAGGAGAGGAATCGCAATAGATAA
- the LOC128191666 gene encoding uncharacterized protein LOC128191666 isoform X2 yields MADKQAPMPKLSTGYPVIYKKEYIMEVLKRYENDKNYEQAFQEYKDLKAAKVQLSSNVTHGIPSLGPVVPFKEEKVTEEHRTYKPNLAVILLDACTLRETNSSLAWREYIDCIEKHKIVIAREVLRQSSPDGQGGGEKTTEITQDVKGSDYVDSQNGNLQNSADSSQQFHAELAPIDPVIDGLPTELSPPTPAEATDITKADEQSPKGKEKQILTLFELLNKEDNKDSEEFEEAQQDLVHMFTCHAVLRSSFPHANVLNYVTVNIDKAEDVPEDVRERALYRYLTNLKPEMFDGHYSDIWMEYGTLLIAENLLELARKANGPDQNLYVVVRKTQFYEMQSDLQLKTQEVEELSTRLSKFASQQLTEGNPNIADLSDSHRPTRLGEMYSQLFDDEWSEAFEAFKDSTIAKEGDDDDELYPNILSILQTLVTATFSFCREKSCEQLQELENKIKEALKQNTADTPQTKTSDSEEKMEVDQSPPEAGDHKVEKPSQGALDQTVERHSKELRKAASAETVKYQAQIFIKERLPKVLQDDKVRQDQRVISYVQKCVELCWFMNVQDPPMELVAPKEGEDVDKNLFSHHGRKGKKVQTCVWAALLLHKEGPVVCKGYILPKPK; encoded by the exons ATGGCAGATAAACAAGCACCGATG CCTAAATTATCTACGGGTTATCCTGTAATTTACAAGAAAGAGTATATAATGGAAGTTCTGAAGCGGTATGAGaatgataaaaattatgaacAAGCATTTCAAGAATATAAAGACCTAAAGGCAGCAAAGGTCCAACTCTCATCCAATGTGACCCATGGGATCCCAAGCTTAGGGCCAGTTGTCCCATTCAAAGAGGAAAAAGTTACAGAAGAACATAGAACTTACAAACCAAATCTAGCTGTGATACTATTGGATGCTTGTACACTGCGAGAAACGAATAGCAGCCTGGCTTGGAGGGAATACATTGATTGTATAGAGAAGCACAAAATAGTAATTGCA CGAGAAGTTTTGAGACAAAGTTCCCCAGATGGACAGGGAGGAGGGGAGAAAACCACTGAAATAACCCAAGATGTTAAG GGGTCAGACTACGTGGATTCACAAAATGGCAATTTACAG AATTCAGCAGACAGTAGCCAACAATTCCATGCTGAACTGGCCCCTATCGATCCAGTAATTGATGGGCTGCCAACAGAACTCAGCCCCCCGACTCCTGCTGAAGCAACAGACATAACAAAGGCAGATGAGCAGTCACCAAAAGGGAAGGAG AAACAAATTCTGACACTGTTTGAGTTGCTCAATAAAGAAGACAATAAAGACTCGGAGGAGTTTGAGGAGGCTCAACAGGACCTTGTCCATATGTTTACCTGTCATGCCGTGCTCAGGAGCTCATTCCCGCACGCT aaTGTATTAAACTATGTGACAGTGAACATTGATAAGGCGGAGGATGTACCAGAGGATGTGAGAGAGAGGGCGCTGTATAGATACCTGACAAACCTCAAACCAGAGATGTTTGACGGTCACTACAGCGACATCTGGATGGAATATGGAACATTACTAATTGCAGAAAATCTCCTAGAGCTTGCAAGGAAAGCAAAT GGTCCAGACCAAAATTTATATGTTGTTGTGCGGAAGACACAATTCTACGAGATGCAGTCGGACCTTCAGTTAAAAACCCAGGAAGTAGAGGAACTCTCTACAAG ACTGAGTAAATTTGCAAGTCAACAGCTGACGGAGGGAAACCCAAACATCGCAGACCTGAGTGACTCCCACCGCCCCACAAGACTGGGGGAGATGTACAGTCAGCTGTTTGATGACGAGTGGTCAGAGGCATTTGAGGCCTTTAAAGATTCAACCATAGCTAAAGAGGGTGACGATGATGACGAATTGTACCCAAATATTCTGTCCATACTACAAACCCTTGTCACGGCaa CCTTCAGCTTCTGTAGAGAAAAGTCCTGTGAACAACTACAGGAACTGGAGAACAAGATCAAAGAGGCCCTGAAACAAAACACAGCGGACACACCACAG ACCAAAACATCTGACTCGGAAGAGAAAATGGAGGTCGACCAAAGTCCCCCCGAAGCTGGAGATCATAAAGTAGAGAAGCCTTCCCAGGGTGCACTAGACCAGACAGTGGAGAGACATTCCAAAGAACTCAGAAAGGCGGCATCAGCGGAGACTGTCAAATATCAGGCTCAG ATATTCATCAAAGAAAGACTTCCTAAAGTGTTACAAGACGATAAGGTCCGACAGGATCAGAGGGTCATTAGTTACGTCCAAAAGTGTGTGGAGCTTTGCTGGTTCATGAATGTGCAGGATCCGCCGATGGAACTGGTGGCTCCTAAAGAGGGCGAAGACGTGGACAAAAACCTATTCTCCCATCATGGAAGGAAAGGCAAAAAGGTGCAGACATGTGTATGGGCGGCACTTCTGCTCCACAAGGAGGGGCCTGTGGTGTGCAAGGGCTATATCCTCCCAAAACCTAAGTAA
- the LOC128191666 gene encoding uncharacterized protein LOC128191666 isoform X1: MADKQAPMPKLSTGYPVIYKKEYIMEVLKRYENDKNYEQAFQEYKDLKAAKVQLSSNVTHGIPSLGPVVPFKEEKVTEEHRTYKPNLAVILLDACTLRETNSSLAWREYIDCIEKHKIVIAREVLRQSSPDGQGGGEKTTEITQDVKGSDYVDSQNGNLQNSADSSQQFHAELAPIDPVIDGLPTELSPPTPAEATDITKADEQSPKGKEKQILTLFELLNKEDNKDSEEFEEAQQDLVHMFTCHAVLRSSFPHANVLNYVTVNIDKAEDVPEDVRERALYRYLTNLKPEMFDGHYSDIWMEYGTLLIAENLLELARKANGPDQNLYVVVRKTQFYEMQSDLQLKTQEVEELSTRLSKFASQQLTEGNPNIADLSDSHRPTRLGEMYSQLFDDEWSEAFEAFKDSTIAKEGDDDDELYPNILSILQTLVTEAFSFCREKSCEQLQELENKIKEALKQNTADTPQTKTSDSEEKMEVDQSPPEAGDHKVEKPSQGALDQTVERHSKELRKAASAETVKYQAQIFIKERLPKVLQDDKVRQDQRVISYVQKCVELCWFMNVQDPPMELVAPKEGEDVDKNLFSHHGRKGKKVQTCVWAALLLHKEGPVVCKGYILPKPK, translated from the exons ATGGCAGATAAACAAGCACCGATG CCTAAATTATCTACGGGTTATCCTGTAATTTACAAGAAAGAGTATATAATGGAAGTTCTGAAGCGGTATGAGaatgataaaaattatgaacAAGCATTTCAAGAATATAAAGACCTAAAGGCAGCAAAGGTCCAACTCTCATCCAATGTGACCCATGGGATCCCAAGCTTAGGGCCAGTTGTCCCATTCAAAGAGGAAAAAGTTACAGAAGAACATAGAACTTACAAACCAAATCTAGCTGTGATACTATTGGATGCTTGTACACTGCGAGAAACGAATAGCAGCCTGGCTTGGAGGGAATACATTGATTGTATAGAGAAGCACAAAATAGTAATTGCA CGAGAAGTTTTGAGACAAAGTTCCCCAGATGGACAGGGAGGAGGGGAGAAAACCACTGAAATAACCCAAGATGTTAAG GGGTCAGACTACGTGGATTCACAAAATGGCAATTTACAG AATTCAGCAGACAGTAGCCAACAATTCCATGCTGAACTGGCCCCTATCGATCCAGTAATTGATGGGCTGCCAACAGAACTCAGCCCCCCGACTCCTGCTGAAGCAACAGACATAACAAAGGCAGATGAGCAGTCACCAAAAGGGAAGGAG AAACAAATTCTGACACTGTTTGAGTTGCTCAATAAAGAAGACAATAAAGACTCGGAGGAGTTTGAGGAGGCTCAACAGGACCTTGTCCATATGTTTACCTGTCATGCCGTGCTCAGGAGCTCATTCCCGCACGCT aaTGTATTAAACTATGTGACAGTGAACATTGATAAGGCGGAGGATGTACCAGAGGATGTGAGAGAGAGGGCGCTGTATAGATACCTGACAAACCTCAAACCAGAGATGTTTGACGGTCACTACAGCGACATCTGGATGGAATATGGAACATTACTAATTGCAGAAAATCTCCTAGAGCTTGCAAGGAAAGCAAAT GGTCCAGACCAAAATTTATATGTTGTTGTGCGGAAGACACAATTCTACGAGATGCAGTCGGACCTTCAGTTAAAAACCCAGGAAGTAGAGGAACTCTCTACAAG ACTGAGTAAATTTGCAAGTCAACAGCTGACGGAGGGAAACCCAAACATCGCAGACCTGAGTGACTCCCACCGCCCCACAAGACTGGGGGAGATGTACAGTCAGCTGTTTGATGACGAGTGGTCAGAGGCATTTGAGGCCTTTAAAGATTCAACCATAGCTAAAGAGGGTGACGATGATGACGAATTGTACCCAAATATTCTGTCCATACTACAAACCCTTGTCACG GAAGCCTTCAGCTTCTGTAGAGAAAAGTCCTGTGAACAACTACAGGAACTGGAGAACAAGATCAAAGAGGCCCTGAAACAAAACACAGCGGACACACCACAG ACCAAAACATCTGACTCGGAAGAGAAAATGGAGGTCGACCAAAGTCCCCCCGAAGCTGGAGATCATAAAGTAGAGAAGCCTTCCCAGGGTGCACTAGACCAGACAGTGGAGAGACATTCCAAAGAACTCAGAAAGGCGGCATCAGCGGAGACTGTCAAATATCAGGCTCAG ATATTCATCAAAGAAAGACTTCCTAAAGTGTTACAAGACGATAAGGTCCGACAGGATCAGAGGGTCATTAGTTACGTCCAAAAGTGTGTGGAGCTTTGCTGGTTCATGAATGTGCAGGATCCGCCGATGGAACTGGTGGCTCCTAAAGAGGGCGAAGACGTGGACAAAAACCTATTCTCCCATCATGGAAGGAAAGGCAAAAAGGTGCAGACATGTGTATGGGCGGCACTTCTGCTCCACAAGGAGGGGCCTGTGGTGTGCAAGGGCTATATCCTCCCAAAACCTAAGTAA